The sequence AGTCGTGAAAAAGACGGGCCATTTAATTCATTAGCAGAAATTTGTGATCGAATTCCTTCAAATGTTTTGAATAAAAGAGGCTTAGAGGCACTTATACATTGTGGAGCACTTGATTCGATAGCACCAGACGCGAACCGGGCACAATTAATAGCAGATCTTGATTTACTTGTTGATTGGGCTGCTTCCAGAGCTCGTGATCGTATATCTGGACAAGGGAACCTTTTTGACCTAATCAATGAGGTCTCTGCTAATGAAGAACAAACGGATTTTTCTACGGCACCAAAAGCAGCTAAAACTACTGATTACTCCCCTAGTGAAAAGTTGAGACTGGAAAAGGAGTTAGTAGGTTTTTACCTTTCAGATCACCCACTTAAACAGCTTTCACCTCCTGCAAAGTTGATAGCGCCTATAGGCCTTATTAGTTTGGATGATCAATCTGACAAGACAAAAATTAGTGTTGTTGCCATGATCTCTGAGATGCGTCAAGTGACTACTCGTAAAGGTGATCGTATGGCTATCCTTCAATTGGAGGATTTAACTGGAAACGCTGAAGCAGTTGTATTTCCAAAGACTTATGCCAGATTGTCAGACTTTCTTATGCTCGAAGCTCGGTTGCTTGTTTGGGCATCTGTTGATCGTAGAGATGAACGAGTTCAACTAATTGTCGATGATTGCAGGACTATTGATGATCTTCGCCTTTTACTTGTAGATTTACTCCCAGAAGAAGCTAATGATATAGAAGTTCAACATCGTTTAAGAGAATGTCTCTATAAACATAGGCCAGGGAAAGATGAGTTAGGCATAAAGGTTCCAGTTGTTGCTTCTATTAAGCAAGGGGAAAAAGTTCGTTATGTAAGACTTGGGCATCAGTTTTGCGTCGGGAATGCAAATGCAGCACTTAATTCATTGCAAAGTCAATCCTTCAGTGCTAACTATACTGAATACTTATTAACCTAAGTTGTGATATGTGATATGTGATATGTGATATGTGATATGTTATCCCTTATTTTTTGTTAACTCACTAAAGGCATCTCGAACCTTTCCTATATTTGGCCTTATATTTTCTAACCCCAATAAACTGCCAGCAGAGAGCTCCCAACTTGCAGAAAGTATTCCATAACTTAGGCCTAATAGACCCGTTAAAAAGCAAGCTGCTGATGTTAGTAATGTTAATGCTGGAGGAATATCTGCAATACCTCTACTGACTAATAAATAACTAATTATAAAAACACTCATTCCACTAAAAGTGGGAAGCCCCGTTGTGATAGCAATTCTGCGGGCCATTCTATTTGCAACTTCTTTTGGTATAGCAGATTCTCTTTTTGAAGCTTTGCTATTGGGCGATTGCTTTAATGCCTTTCCAGTGCTTCCAGGTTTGGCCGCCGCACTTTTGCCCGCAGGCTTGAAAGGCTTGGGTGGGGGGATTTCGGCCATATTCTTTTAATAAGTTAAAAGGACGAGATTGGATCCCGATTTTTTTTCACCCTCTAATCCCCAACTTAACTACAAGGTCGTTATAACGCTTTTCACTATGCTCCCTCACATAATTAAGTAAGCGCTTTCTTCGTCCAATCATTTTTAACAAACCTTTTCGCGATGAGTAGTCATGATTACTTTTTTGAAGATGGCCACTGAGCTTGGAGATGCGCTCACTAAGCATTGCGACTTGTACTTCAACAGAACCTGTGTCAGTAGCGTGCTTCTGATAAGAGTTGATTAGTTTTTGCTTTTCTGCTGTATCGAGCGGCATGTCTTGAAAAGTGCTTTGATTTTAAAAACTTAATTTAACCCCTTAAGCTCCTTATAACCTGGATTCGTTGCTTAGCCAAATCAAGCTGGCTTTGAGTAATCCTTCAATACCTTCTAGAGATGTTCCTAAATCTGTAATTTTTGAGGTCTTTGTAGATTTGGTTTGTGCTTCACTTGCCATTGCTTGTATTGCGCTATTGATTTCTATATCGTCATAACCCAGTGTTCTTAGGGTTTCTTGCAGTTCGATGATATTTGAAGCTTTGAAAGGAAGTTTTTGCAAATCAATTCCCTCTATTCGCGAGTTGTCGGTTTTCACCTCACTGAACTCTGAGAGTTTGTTGCGTAATTCGATTGAAAGTCTTTCGGCAGTTCTTTTTCCTATTCCTTGGGCTTTTGAAAGTTTGTGAATGTCTTGATGAATTATTGCAGTTACTAATTCATCAATTTGATTTTGCTCCAATAGTGCAATGGCCATTTGTGGGCCAACTCCGCTTACTCCTATAAGTATTCTGAAGAGGTCTCTTTCACTTCTCGTCTGGAATCCATATAGATGATCAGCATCATCCCGCTTTACTTGATGGATCCATAGAGTCAATTGGTCAATTGAGTTAATTAAGGCTAGATGACGTGGTAAGAGTTGAATTTCATAGCCAACTCCTGAACAAGCCAAAACAATTCCTTGCCTTAGTGATTGCCTCCAGTTGTCTATCCTTTGCCCATGAAGCCAGCTAATCATTGGTTTTCTCTTGACTTAAGCATGCTGAGTCTTGGGATGGTTCTGTTTTTTTTCTTCTTTTTGCATGAGACATCTCTTTCAACGGATTTGCCCTTTAATTCTGGCGTTAGTTTTATGCATTACACAGTACGGGTGTTTTAGCTCAACCAGGCCTCCCAATTCAGTCTTGATGGATGCACTTGAACTCCAAATTAATATCACGCAGAACGCACTTACAGATTTCCTAGATCTTGATGAGGGTGTCTCTAAAGTGTTAGGGGTTAAAGTTGATTCAAGTGCATTTATGGATTATGAGAATGGAAGACTCTTATTAGTTTATGGTCATGTTGACTACACGTTACCAAGTACGGAAACAATCAATAGTCCTTTTCAAGTATTTCTTGAAAAAGGGGAGAAAGGTCAGAGTTGGAGCTTGGTGAGGCCTTCATTTATTGCTAATGGTTCATCTAGAGTATGGAAAAGTTACGCACTTCCTATAAAGTCTTGACATTATATGTTTAAAAGAAGGTTGAAATATCAAAACCTTTAATTGAGAATAATGCTTTATATTGTTTTTGCTGAATTAATTCTTAAGTCTATTATTTTTATATTTTAAGTTGATTAAATATTAATCTTAGATCTTAGCCACCATCTATTTGGCAGCCAAGCATTGCGCCTGCAGCCCCACCTGCTGGGATCGCCCACCATCTATCTTTCCCTCTTGAGCCAGTAGTGGCAAGCCCTGCTCCAAGGAGCCCTCCAATTAAGGTTCCCTCACTGCAATCATTTGTATCGCCTATTGGCTGGGTTTGTTGAGTACGTCGTGCTCCAATTGAGCTGCAAGGAACCTGTACTGCTTCATTCCAGGTTCGAACATAGCCAGGTGAGTTTTTGTTCCCAGGAACGTATTCCTCCCTGTATTCACTACGAGCACATTGACGGGAATCGTTTGCGTATCCAGGTTGTGTACTTTCAGCTATAGCTGGCGATGCTGCGCTGAGGGCTAAAAGAGTGGCAAGAGCAATCTTCATTGGTTTCAGTCGTTAGGCGTACTTTGGTGACAATTGAGGCAGTAAAACCTTTCTTTTATTCTGCCTCAGAATTGTAGGTTTAATTAAATATTAGCAGTTTCTACACGCCAGATCAAGCATTGAAGAAGTATTACCAATGTGTTTGAAAAACTTAATCATTTAAGAATTCTAGGCCTATTGGGCATCTTATTTCTCTCTGTATAGAGGATTTGGTTCTGTAAATCTTCATTGGAGATACTTCTGCAATTATTTAATTTACAAGTTGATTGTTTCCTAACTATTATAAATATCGAACATTATTGTTATCTATTTTATTTTGGGAGCTTAGACTTAGTATGGTTGCTACAAGGATAAAAAATGAGCCGATAATTGTCCAATCATTTAACTTCTCGGCAAAAAGTATTATGCCCCAGGTAGATGCAAATAAAACTTGTACGTAATTTATAGAACTTGCCTGAGCTGCTGGTATGAGAGTTAAGCCTTCTGTAATCCATATTTGACCGAGTTGAGTAAATATTCCAATGCCTATTAGCCAAACCCATTCAACACCTACAGGTATAACCCCGCTACTAAATAAGAATGGTAAGGCTATAGGTACAGATATCAATGGGAAATAGTGAACAATTACCAATGGATGCTCTTGTCTGGAAAGCTTGCGAACACAGATGTAGGCCATGGCTGTTAAAAAAGCCCCAGTTAAGGCAATAACTACTGATAAAGCAGGTAGTTGAACACTATCTGTGCTTATCCATTCGGGCTGAACAACCATTAATATTCCCAACCAGCCGACTATCACAGCTATTCCAATACGAAGTCCAAAACCTTCCTTTAAGAATAAAGATGCTGCAACTGCGGTAAACATTGGGTATGTGTATTGAAGAACAGTAGCGGAGGCCAAAGGCAAAGTTGTAATGGCTTCAAATACGCAGAACAAGGCAGTGCTCCCTAGTAGGCCTCGGATTATCAGTAATTTTTTGTTTTTACCCCAAGGTGAGATTTGAGCCCTTTTGATCATTAACCTTGTTATTAGAAGGCTTATAAGAGCTCTAACTAAAACAATTTCTGCTACAGGAAGTCTCCCACTTAAATGTTTCACGCAAACACTCATTAAGCTAAATGCCCAAGCACTAGCTATTAGGTTCAAATAACCTTTCATTGTTTTTGAGTAATAGATGCTCACTTCTGTCAGAAGATCAGCTTTGTAGTTTTGCTGCAAATCTTTGTTCTGTTTGTCAAACGATGATGGGGATTCATTTCCAGTGCTATGAAAATTTTTAACTAGACCAATCTGTTAGATCCCCCAGAATGTACTGATGGCATCACCCCGTCTCCACCCACGAACAATTGAGGCAGTCAAAGAACGTGCAGACATTGTTGATGTGGTTGGAGAACACGTTGTTTTAAAGAAAAAAGGAAGAGAATATGTTGGGATCTGTCCTTTTCACGATGACAGTAAACCCTCTATGACGGTATCCCCCGTTAAACAGTTTTATTACTGTTTTTCATGTGGAGCCGGAGGAAACTCCATCAAATTTTTGATGGAGTTTCAACGACAAAGTTTTGGAGATGTTGTTCTTGAGTTAGCGAGAAAGTACCAACTTCCCGTTGAGACCGTTGATGGTTCACAGCAAGAACGTTTGCGTCAGCAATTTTCACGTCGAGATAAGCTGCATCGAGCACTATCTCTTTCTGCTGGTTGGTTTTCTGATCAGCTACGTTCAGAAAAAGGTTCTAGTGCACTTAAGTATTTGAGGGAAGTGCGTGGCTTGAGTGAAACTACTATTGAAGCTTTTGATTTGGGATATGCTCCAGATCAGTGGGATGGACTACTTACATATCTTCAGCAGGTAGAAGGGTTATCTCCAGATTTACTCGAGGCGGCTGGATTGGTTGTTTCACGAAAAGGCGGAGGCGGTTTTTATGACCGTTTTCGTAATCGTTTGATCGTGCCAATTCGTGATCGTCAAGGACGAGTTATTGGTTTTGGTGGGCGTAGTCTTGATGGTGCAGAGCCTAAGTATTTAAATTCTCCTGAAACAGAAGTTTTTGAAAAAGGACAGCATCTCTTCGGTCTAGAAAAGGCAGTTAAGTTCATTCGTAAGGAGGATAGAGCTGTTGTTGTAGAAGGCTATTTTGATGTCATTGCTTTGCATGCCTCAGGAATTCATAACTCTGTCGCGGCTTTAGGGACTGCTTTGAGTAGTAAGCAAATCACTCAATTATGTCGTTGTAGTGAGAGTAAAAGAATAGTATTGAACTTTGATGCAGATGGAGCAGGAGTACGAGCTGCCAATAGAGCTATTGGAGAAGTGGAACGTCTTGCAATGCAGGGTCAGCTGGATTTGCGTGTTCTTCATTTACCTTCAGGAAAAGACCCTGATGAATTTCTTCAAGAGCATGGTCCTGGGGAATATAGAGCCCTTCTTGATCAGTCTCCACTTTGGTTGGATTGGCAAATAGATCAGGTTTTGCAAGACCTTGATCTCAGTAAAGCAGATCATTTTCAGTCTGCAGTTAGTGGGTTAGTACAACTTTTAGGCAAACTGCCTCAGTCAGCAGTGCGAACCCATTATCTCCAAAAGGTTGCTGAGCGTTTAAGTGGTGGACAAGCACGTTTGGCTTTGCAACTTGAGGAGGATCTTCGTAAGCAAGTAAAAGGTCAGCGTTGGCATGGACGTTCTAATCGAAGGGATCATCTCGGTGAAGGTAGTCAACGTGAACGTAGTGAAGCTGAGATCTTACGTTTATATCTACATTGCTCTCCTCATAGGTCTGCTATTCGACGTGAGCTGCGTCAAAGGGAACTTGAAGATTTTGCCTTGCAACATCATCGGTTGTTATGGGCAGCAATAACAGACTTGGAAGAAACCAAACTTGGAGCTAGTCGATTAGAAGAAATTATTCGAGGCAATGACTCTGGAGAAGATCTTGCTGATATAGATATTGCAAGATTACTCACTGATCAGTTAATGGTTGATAACAATCCACTTTTAACTCGTCTTATGCCCCTTTTAGAGCCAGATGAGGTTCATGTAGCAGCCATGTCTGAGCCCCTCCTTCATTTGCGTGGAACGGCTGCTGCTCTTGAGCGACAGAAATCATTGAAGCGATGCAGACATCTTTTGGAAGCATGGAGTGGTCAAAGGTTGGAAACACTTGAGAGATGCATCTCCTCACTTGTTGAAGAAGAGCGCCATCGACCAGAGGAATCTTTTGATATGGAAAATAGAATAGAAAAAATGTTTCAAGAGCTAAATAGTGAAGCCTTGCGCTTTCAAGATCTTTATTACAGCGAACGAAAGCATATTCTTCACTTGGATCAACAACGTTGTGCAGGCTATGGAAAGAAGCAGCCCCTCACGGCTTAGTAATTTGATTGATTTTATTGTGCACAATACAAATGAAAACCTTGTTGTTTTAGCTTTTAACCACTCCCTTTGTTCTTTTTAAGGGCAAAACTTCTTCAGTGCAGCAATTACCTTCTTGGGTCTGTCTTCCATATAATAAGCCTCTACTTCACGTTCTCTCTTTATATTCCCAATACTTGTAGACCCTTTTATTGCTCTTGCTTTATACCATGGGTGTGATTTTCTTTTAGTATTAATGACACCTAGAAGCTTTGAATTATTACAGTCCTGAGCAACGTGAGTTGCTTCATGTCTAAGCGCTTTTCTAATGGAGATTGCTGTAGCATTATTATTATCACGACCCACTTTGGGTAGGTAAAAACCATTAGTCTCTTTTATATTTTGAGTGCAAATAACCACTGCACGTTGCCGCTTTTTGGTAAACCCAACATACTTTTTTCCCATTAGGCATAAAGGAGAATTTTCTTCCACTGAAAAATTTGCTTTGTAGATAAGTTCAAGGATTTCTTTTTCTTTTGCAGTTAAAAATAAAAGGAATTCCATGATTTTCTATTTGAGTTTTTGTTGGTCTGAATTTGCTTATGATTGAACAATCGGAAGTTGATTGATTCGTGTTGTCGTGTAGCAGCTTAATTGCTCACGGCGTATGTCCCAACTTTGATTGAGAACGCATGCCGCCCATTTCACTGTGCCATCTCCATAGCGCTCGTTGAGCTTGTCGATTGTTTGCATTAGACGTTCACGTCTCTTTAGGCTTTCAGGCTTGTAATCCCTTAGAAGGTTTGGTTGTAGATGATCAGTGCTCTGAAGTTTTTTCATTATCACTCCAGCCTTGACTAGAAGGCAATAAGGCCGGAATATTTTCTCTGTCAATGTCAATGCTTCTGCTAGAAGAACGGCCGTGTCGTTGCTTGGTGTGTTTAGTTGAGTTGTTGCGCTTTGCTGATAGAAGGATTCTGAAAAGGGACTTGTGCGTGTGAATACGGTGATAGTTCCTGCTCGTTGATTGTGCTTTCTTAGCTTTGCACTGGCGCGAATTATGTGGCTATTTATTGCGCGATGTAATTCTTCTAGGCTTGTTATCGGACGACTGAAACTTTTGCTTACGCAAGTTTGCTGTTTTGGTGGTGTTACTGTCCTGAGAGGTAGGCATACTTTCCCTTGTAATTCTTTTTGTAGTCTTATTCCTGTTACCCCGAACTTTGTATGTAGTTCGTTGCTAGGCATATCGCGTAGTTGCTGAGCTGTATTAATGCCTCGCATTCGACACCAACGAGCGATTTGGGGTCCTATTCCCCAAACGTCTTCGATGTTAATAGTCTTGAGCCATGATGTTTGGTCCTTATTTATTTGTAGGTCAAAGACACCAGCATGAGCTGATATGTTTTTTGCGAGGTAGTTAGCAATCTTGGCTTGGCTCTTGCTACCCCCGATACCGATAGAAATGGGTAATCCTAGGTTTTGATATATTAATGCTCGTAGTTGACGAGACCAGGGACGTAAGTCGTAATCAGGTGGACGACTGATTTGAGCAAAGGCTTCATCAATGGAATAGATTTCTATGTGTTCACAATGTTTTTTTAATAAACCCATTAGACGTTGACTCATATCACCGTATAAGGCGTAATTGGAGCTGCGTACGACTACACCGAGCTTTTTTAATTTATGTTGGATCTTGAAGTATGGTTGGCCCATTGAAATGCCGAGTTTCCGCGCTTCTGAGCTGCGAGCCACGATGCAGCCATCGTTGTTAGATAGCACTACTACTGGGCGACCAGAGAGCGATGGATCTATGTTTTGTTCACATGCGGCGTAGAAATTATTGCCATCGATTAGTGCTGTTGCTTGAGTCATTTTGATGATGTAATGCTTTTGAGATTGTGAATTGAATGCACTGCTACACCCCAGATCTGCACGTTTTCGTATTGCTGTAGGTCAATGGGTAGATAGTTGGGATGCTCTGCTTCTAGATACAGCACTCCATTTTTGAGAACAAGTCGTTTCAGCGTGAAGGCGCCATCTAGTACAGCTATCACGATGTGACCGGGACGTGGGTTGAGGCTACGGTCTACAACGAGGAGATCGCCGTTATGAATTCCGGCGCCAGTCATAGAGTCACCGCTTACACGAAGCAGAAAGGTGCTTTCGGGATGTTGAATTAGATACTCGTTGAGATCGATACCGATATCGATATAGTCGTCGGCAGGGGAAGGGAAGCCTGCTGAAACGCATTCATTCGCTAGCGGTAGGAATAATTTCGATTGCTTTGCTGGTAGGACGACTAGCACCTGCGAATCCTTCACAAGAAGCAAGACAGAGAGCTCAATAGTACACCAATACTACTGAGCTCTCTGTCTTGCTTCTTCCCGGAGGGTGGGTGGAGTTTGTGTACTTGGCGGTTTCAGGGCTAGATGCTTATTTGCTAGTAGGGCTTGATATTTTGACCGGCTTTAATTGTTAGCTCCGATGATATGGGCCTCCGTGAATAATGGTGGTAGCTCGATAGATTTGCTCCACAAGTAATAAGCGAGCAATCTCATGGGGGAATGTCATAGGTGAGAGGCTTAAGCAAAGGTCGGCCATCTTTTTTATTTCAGGTGCGATACCGTTAGCTCCACCTATTACAAAAACAAGTCGCTTTGAACCTAATGCTTTTAGATACTCAGCAAAGGGAATAGAGGCGAGAGGCCTTCCTTCTTCCATCAGAATGATTAGTGTTTCATTGTTTTTTAGTTGAGTTTGTATTGCGTCAGCTTCTTTTTGTGGACTTGAGTCTTTTAATTCAGTAATTGTTAAGCCAGGTAGACGTTTTAGGTATAACTCAAGACCTTCACTTATCCATTTTTTGCGGATTTTTCCTATGGCAAGGATTCGATAACGCGACGGATTCAGCATGAGTGAATCAGAGGTCAATGATTTGCATCTAATCTTCCTCTTCTAATAGAAATCTATTGAACGAAGAATAGAGAATTTCTTCCTTGGTTTCTTTTTTTGACTTCTTTTTTGGTGCTATTTGCTTTGCCTCGGAACTTGTGTTCGTTGTTTTGTTGCTTTGATGATTATGGCCTAACTCTTTGGTCTCAATTTCTTTTAGTCTCTGTATTAAATGTGTAGGGACGTTCCCATCTGGACTTGCATTCATTAACTCTTGGAATAACAATTGAGGATTGTTTGTGGTTTCTATGGGGTGAGAGGTGTCGTTGGTGCGACTTTCTTTTTGCTCAAGAGGAGGCTTCGGCTTCGGCAGTTCTCGTGGAAGCTGACGAATTAACTTTTGAAGATGCTCGCGACTACGAGGGTCAAATGTCATCGGATGAGGAGATTGTATTTTTTAAAGGAGCGGGGACTAAGACCTTTTTTAGGTCCATATTCGACTTCTTCTCTTAGAGCTTGTCGAAGTTGTTCAAAAGGAAGATCGGTGAAGCTGTCGTCGTCAGCAAGTGCCGAGGGCAAATCAAGATCGCTTAAATCAGCGACCTGTGTGGTGTTGTCAATAGCGGTTAAGCCTGGCTGCTGGAGAGGAAATAAAAAGAAGATGGCAGCAGCGGCCAAGGCCATTAGGCGGGCACGCATAGCAACAGGAATTAATTGGTAAACCTTAGATCTGCTTGTTAAAGGATGAGGGGTCGGTCGGTAGGACTGTGAGATATTGAATGGGATGTAATTCGTTTTGGGGTTAGAGAATACACCTCAAAATTACTAGGATGGATATTTAGCATCTATCTCAGTTTAGGTTTTTAGTTGTTTTGGAAATATGATTCTTCTGGTGATGATGAGTTTGTTTTAAGATTGAAGGTTGGGAAATAAATCTTATTTGTTTCTAAGAGAATTCCTTTAAGAGGCGCAGTGTTTTCTTCAACCTCTCTTCGTTGTCTGATCTGGTTTTAAATAAGAGTTAGAATTTTCAGTCTTAATTACTATTCAAGTGTTTGGTATGTATTTGGGTAGTTAAGGCTATGCCTTTTTCGGGACACATTGCACGAAAGCGTTTAGGGCAGCATTGGCTTAAGGATGTATCTGTGTTGGAATCTATTGTTGAGGCTGCGGATCTTCAGTGTGGTGATAGGGTTCTGGAAGTAGGACCTGGACGAGGTGTCCTGACAGAACGGCTATTAGCATCTCAAGTTGCAGCAGTTCATGCAGTTGAATTGGATGCTGATCTTGTTGTGGGATTAAAGGAGCGTTTTGCTAGCCAACCACGTTTTACTCTTCAACAAGGAGATGTTCTGTCGATTCCATTGACTCCTCCTTGTGGAATCCTTTCGAACAAAGTTGTTGCAAATATTCCATATAACATCACTGGACCATTGCTCGAACGGTTGGTGGGGCGTTTAGGGAAACCTATTGAAAGGACTTATAAGTTGCTTGTACTTCTTCTGCAAAAGGAAGTGGCAGAGAGGATTCTGGCTCGACAAGGCCAAAGTAATTTCAGTGCGCTTAGTGTAAGACTGCAGTTGCTGGCTAAATGCAGAAGTATTTGTCAGGTGCCACCAAGTTGTTTTCAACCGAGACCCAAAGTTCATTCACAGGTTATTTCTATTGAGCCTGTGGATGAAGAGCATCGTTTGGATTCAGCGTTAGCACTACGCGTAGATGAGCTGCTTCGTAAAGCTTTTACTTCTAGAAGAAAAATGTTGCGCAACTCGCTTAGAGAATTAGGCTCATTGAATGAATTAGAGGGGTGCGCGAAAAACGCTGGAATTAGCCTTGATCAGCGGCCACAAGAGGTGTCCCCTCAAGAATGGTTAGTAATGGCAAAGAATTTCAACTTTAGTAATGAAGTTAGTAAGCAATTATGAGCACCTCTTACAGACCTTTTGATACGGGGCATTTACTAAGAATTAAGGCTCCCGCAAAAATCAACCTCCATTTAGAAGTACTTGGTCTAAGGGCAGATGGGTTTCACGAATTAGCGATGGTTATGCAGAGCATCGACCTGGCTGACTACCTTGAAATAACTAGGAACGAAGATGGAGAAATAAACCTTTCTGTTGATGATCCAAACTTAAGTACAGGAGATGACAATTTAATTATTAAAGCGGCGCGATTGATTCGTGATAACTCGGGAGTGAAAGGCTTGGGTGCGAATATTCATCTCTGTAAGAAAATCCCTATTGGGGCCGGTCTTGCTGGAGGTTCTAGTGATGGGGCCGCTACTTTGTTTGGGTTAAATTCTTTATGGGGGCTTGCTTTTACAAGAAAGAAATTGATTTCTTTGGCTGCTGAACTTGGTTCTGATATTCCTTTTTGTTTAGAGGGTGGCACTCAATTATGTTTCGGCCGTGGCGAGAAACTGGAATCTTTAAAAGCGTGTAGTCCTTTTATGGCAGTTATCCTGATTAAGGACCCATCTGTAAGTGTCTCTACTCCTTGGGCTTATGGACGTTGTAGGGAAATTAGGGGCGCTCATTATCTAGAAAGTGAATCTGATTTTGAAAGGTGCCGTCAACAATTAAGGGATGAAAATTGGTTGAAAAATTGGAGCATCTCAGAACCACCACCACTGAAAAATGATCTTCAGAAAGTAGTCGCTCCTGAAATTTCCTCTGTTCAGAATGGGTTGGAGTTACTTTCTGAATTGCCAGGATCACTTGGTGTTGCAATGAGTGGTTCTGGCCCTAGTTGCTTTGCTCTTTATTCCAGTTACAACAAGGCCAAGGATGTTTTTGATCAGAACAGAGAACGATTATCAACTTCAGGATTAGAAAGTTGGTGTTGTTCTTTTCAACCTCAAGGAGTTACCTCTGAATCATGAGTGATTCAAAAAATCCAATATTAAAAGGAGAAGAGGAGAAATCGATATCTCCGCAAAAAGGTCCACTTAGTTTTTTTTCTGGTGCTATTACCAGTATTTTCTTGTCCTGGATCTGTCTTGAGTTAAGTCAGAGAATGGTGATCTATTTCACTCTTCATTCGCCTGCCTACTCTTCCCCAATAGCTCAAAGTGTAGCTTCAGGATTCAAAACACTGGTCATAGGAATAAGTTTCTTAGCTACATTTACGTTTGGTTTCATCGGATTAGGGCTAATCCTTGTATTTATTCGCAGTCTCTTTGATGGCAATGCACGAGAATCTACTTAGGATTTGAGCATCTTATTTATAAGGGTTATTAGGTTTTAAGTAGATGACACTTCACGACCTTGGTTTACTGATTCTTTTGCTGAGCCCTGGGATGCTTCTCTCAGTATTGCTTTTGTCTACATTTGCTGCAGGAGGTTAATAGGCATAGGCTGATATAGCGTGGCCTATTAATCCGGTTCTACCGGGATCGCATTGAAGCTGTGACAGGGACACTTCTTTTTAACGCTCTCCGAGAAGCCATCGATGAAGAGATGGCAAGAGATCCACGTGTATGTGTGATGGGCGAAGATGTTGGTGCTTATGGCGGATCGTACAAAGTCACTAAAGATCTGTATGAGAAGTATGGGGAGCTAAGAGTTCTCGATACTCCCATTGCAGAAAATAGTTTTACTGGAATGGCTGTAGGAGCAGCTATGACTGGTCTTCGACCAATTGTTGAGGGGATGAATATGGGGTTCCTTTTGTTAGCTTTTAATCAGATCTCCA comes from Prochlorococcus sp. MIT 1307 and encodes:
- a CDS encoding Y-family DNA polymerase — its product is MTQATALIDGNNFYAACEQNIDPSLSGRPVVVLSNNDGCIVARSSEARKLGISMGQPYFKIQHKLKKLGVVVRSSNYALYGDMSQRLMGLLKKHCEHIEIYSIDEAFAQISRPPDYDLRPWSRQLRALIYQNLGLPISIGIGGSKSQAKIANYLAKNISAHAGVFDLQINKDQTSWLKTINIEDVWGIGPQIARWCRMRGINTAQQLRDMPSNELHTKFGVTGIRLQKELQGKVCLPLRTVTPPKQQTCVSKSFSRPITSLEELHRAINSHIIRASAKLRKHNQRAGTITVFTRTSPFSESFYQQSATTQLNTPSNDTAVLLAEALTLTEKIFRPYCLLVKAGVIMKKLQSTDHLQPNLLRDYKPESLKRRERLMQTIDKLNERYGDGTVKWAACVLNQSWDIRREQLSCYTTTRINQLPIVQS
- the rpsO gene encoding 30S ribosomal protein S15, giving the protein MPLDTAEKQKLINSYQKHATDTGSVEVQVAMLSERISKLSGHLQKSNHDYSSRKGLLKMIGRRKRLLNYVREHSEKRYNDLVVKLGIRG
- the ruvA gene encoding Holliday junction branch migration protein RuvA, which produces MISWLHGQRIDNWRQSLRQGIVLACSGVGYEIQLLPRHLALINSIDQLTLWIHQVKRDDADHLYGFQTRSERDLFRILIGVSGVGPQMAIALLEQNQIDELVTAIIHQDIHKLSKAQGIGKRTAERLSIELRNKLSEFSEVKTDNSRIEGIDLQKLPFKASNIIELQETLRTLGYDDIEINSAIQAMASEAQTKSTKTSKITDLGTSLEGIEGLLKASLIWLSNESRL
- the dnaG gene encoding DNA primase; the encoded protein is MASPRLHPRTIEAVKERADIVDVVGEHVVLKKKGREYVGICPFHDDSKPSMTVSPVKQFYYCFSCGAGGNSIKFLMEFQRQSFGDVVLELARKYQLPVETVDGSQQERLRQQFSRRDKLHRALSLSAGWFSDQLRSEKGSSALKYLREVRGLSETTIEAFDLGYAPDQWDGLLTYLQQVEGLSPDLLEAAGLVVSRKGGGGFYDRFRNRLIVPIRDRQGRVIGFGGRSLDGAEPKYLNSPETEVFEKGQHLFGLEKAVKFIRKEDRAVVVEGYFDVIALHASGIHNSVAALGTALSSKQITQLCRCSESKRIVLNFDADGAGVRAANRAIGEVERLAMQGQLDLRVLHLPSGKDPDEFLQEHGPGEYRALLDQSPLWLDWQIDQVLQDLDLSKADHFQSAVSGLVQLLGKLPQSAVRTHYLQKVAERLSGGQARLALQLEEDLRKQVKGQRWHGRSNRRDHLGEGSQRERSEAEILRLYLHCSPHRSAIRRELRQRELEDFALQHHRLLWAAITDLEETKLGASRLEEIIRGNDSGEDLADIDIARLLTDQLMVDNNPLLTRLMPLLEPDEVHVAAMSEPLLHLRGTAAALERQKSLKRCRHLLEAWSGQRLETLERCISSLVEEERHRPEESFDMENRIEKMFQELNSEALRFQDLYYSERKHILHLDQQRCAGYGKKQPLTA
- a CDS encoding glycine zipper 2TM domain-containing protein, whose protein sequence is MKIALATLLALSAASPAIAESTQPGYANDSRQCARSEYREEYVPGNKNSPGYVRTWNEAVQVPCSSIGARRTQQTQPIGDTNDCSEGTLIGGLLGAGLATTGSRGKDRWWAIPAGGAAGAMLGCQIDGG
- a CDS encoding PAM68 family protein, translating into MAEIPPPKPFKPAGKSAAAKPGSTGKALKQSPNSKASKRESAIPKEVANRMARRIAITTGLPTFSGMSVFIISYLLVSRGIADIPPALTLLTSAACFLTGLLGLSYGILSASWELSAGSLLGLENIRPNIGKVRDAFSELTKNKG
- a CDS encoding DMT family transporter, translated to MQQNYKADLLTEVSIYYSKTMKGYLNLIASAWAFSLMSVCVKHLSGRLPVAEIVLVRALISLLITRLMIKRAQISPWGKNKKLLIIRGLLGSTALFCVFEAITTLPLASATVLQYTYPMFTAVAASLFLKEGFGLRIGIAVIVGWLGILMVVQPEWISTDSVQLPALSVVIALTGAFLTAMAYICVRKLSRQEHPLVIVHYFPLISVPIALPFLFSSGVIPVGVEWVWLIGIGIFTQLGQIWITEGLTLIPAAQASSINYVQVLFASTWGIILFAEKLNDWTIIGSFFILVATILSLSSQNKIDNNNVRYL
- a CDS encoding serine hydroxymethyltransferase, whose amino-acid sequence is MEFLLFLTAKEKEILELIYKANFSVEENSPLCLMGKKYVGFTKKRQRAVVICTQNIKETNGFYLPKVGRDNNNATAISIRKALRHEATHVAQDCNNSKLLGVINTKRKSHPWYKARAIKGSTSIGNIKREREVEAYYMEDRPKKVIAALKKFCP